One genomic window of Glycine soja cultivar W05 chromosome 9, ASM419377v2, whole genome shotgun sequence includes the following:
- the LOC114368868 gene encoding uncharacterized protein LOC114368868: MVLTSISIVSSSSSFLSDSPSTSSPTTRIRPFFFHSSNRAPLFVFPRAHLPSATLRASSSSVSTPHENGSPEQFLKSNSIADFMRFKRRVDGGASAELQTALVSYRKRFPWSLLRPFLQVDLVSTIHIADEEYFLALQKELESYDCVLYEMVASRESLENRRNATNTKRLKSSRTRGFNILGCIQRQMARILTLDFQLDCLNYESSNWYHADLDYETFKLLQLEKGESFFSFAKDMTLKSTKAVLQPASIPEDLDPLRSKLLWASRVLPMPLVGLLIIGGVCTDVGTQASEYPEIEALSRLDFGAALKVFLAKRLTSEFTLVTADVEEKSVIIGERNRVAIEALRAAMDKGHNKIAILYGGGHMPDLGRRLREDFDLVPSNVQWITAWSITKKDLNTDSFPFLKTIAKASGWPLNRYQTLALLIFSSVLALDLWFWELFFGTAVNWVSELGSELLRYVDNSPMI, encoded by the exons atggtgCTAACTTCAATTTCAATAGtctcttcttcatcttcattcctCTCAGATTCTCCTTCCACTTCTTCCCCTACCACCAGAATCAGaccattcttcttccattcctcCAACCGAGCCCCTCTTTTTGTGTTCCCCAGAGCACACCTTCCCAGTGCTACCCTCAGAGCCTCTTCTTCTTCCGTTTCCACGCCGCATGAAAATGGGTCGCCGGAACAGTTCTTGAAGAGCAATTCCATAGCCGATTTCATGCGGTTCAAGCGCAGGGTCGATGGTGGTGCCAGTGCCGAGTTGCAGACTGCTCTTGTCAGCTACAGGAAGAGGTTCCCTTGGTCCCTTTTGCGCCCTTTCCTTCAG GTTGACTTGGTTTCCACAATTCACATCGCTGATGAAGA GTATTTTCTGGCCCTCCAAAAGGAACTCGAGAGCTATGATTGTGTCCTTTACGAAATGGTAGCTAGCAGGgaaagtttagaaaatagaagaaatgctACTAATACAAAAAGGTTAAAAAGTTCACGCACAAGGGGTTTTAACATTTTGGGATGCATCCAAAGACAGATGGCTCGAATTCTTACACTTGATTTCCAATTAGATTGTCTCAATTATGAGTCTTCGAATTGGTACCATGCAGATCTTGATTATGAGACCTTCAAATTACTTCAG CTTGAAAAAGGTGAAAGCTTCTTTTCTTTTGCAAAAGATATGACTCTTAAGTCTACAAAGGCAGTATTGCAGCCAGCTTCAATTCCGGAAGATCTTGACCCGTTGAGATCCAAGCTTTTATGGGCTTCACGTGTACTTCCTATGCCACTTGTTGGCCTTCTTATCATTGGAGGTGTTTGTACAGATGTGGGAACTCAAGCATCAGAATATCCTGAAATAGAGGCACTGTCAAGGCTTGATTTTGGTGCTGCCTTGAAGGTCTTCCTCGCAAAGAGACTTACATCTGA GTTCACACTGGTGACAGCAGATGTAGAGGAGAAATCGGTTATAATTGGTGAGAGAAATAGAGTAGCAATAGAGGCCCTGAGAGCAGCAATGGACAAGGGACACAATAAAATTGCAATACTATATGGGGGTGGCCACATGCCAGATCTTGGGAGGAGATTGAGAGAGGATTTTGATTTAGTCCCATCTAATGTACAGTGGATAACAGCTTGGTCCATAACGAAAAAGGACCTAAATACTGATTCATTTCCATTTCTGAAGACAATTGCTAAGGCCTCAGGCTGGCCATTGAACCGCTATCAGACCTTGGCATTGCTCATCTTTTCATCAGTCTTAGCATTGGATCTGTGGTTCTGGGAGCTCTTCTTTGGCACTGCAGTGAATTGGGTTTCTGAACTTGGCTCAGAACTTCTTCGGTATGTTGATAATTCACCGATGATATGA
- the LOC114368870 gene encoding uncharacterized protein LOC114368870, which produces MNNINNNRSQDQRSRPAKAATIHGCALSGDLVGLQRLLRDNPSLLNERNPVMAQTPLHVSAGHNRTEIVKFLLDWQGADKVEMEAKNMYGETPLHMAAKNGCNKAAQLLLARGAIVEARANNGMTPLHLAVWYSLRAEEFLTVKTLLEYNADCSAKDDEGMTPLNHLSQGPGTEKLRELLLWHLEEQRKQRAIEACSETKAKMDELEKQLSNIVGLNDLKVQLRKWAKGMLLDEKRRSLGLHVGRRRPPHMAFLGNPGTGKTMVARILGKLLHTVGILPTDKVTEVQRTDLVGEFVGHTGPKTRRKIKEAEGGILFVDEAYRLIPMQKSDDKDYGLEALEEIMSVMDSGKIVVIFAGYSKPMKRVITSNEGFCRRVTKFFQFNDFNSEELAQILHIKMNNLAEDSLLYGFKLHTDCSIKSLAALIERETTEKQRQETNGGLVDTMLVNARENLDLRLSFDCMDTEELLTITLVDLEAGLQLLTQ; this is translated from the exons ATgaacaacatcaacaacaacaggTCTCAGGATCAACGCTCAAGACCTGCCAAGGCAGCCACTATCCATGGCTGCGCCCTCTCCGGCGACCTCGTTGGACTCCAGAGACTACTTCGAGACAACCCTTCTCTTCTCAACGAGAGAAACCCTGTT ATGGCACAGACACCACTTCATGTCTCTGCTGGTCACAATAGGACTGAGATAGTTAAATTTCTTCTTGATTGGCAAGGGGCAGATAAGGTTGAGATGGAGGCCAAGAATATG TATGGAGAAACTCCATTGCACATGGCAGCTAAGAATGGGTGCAATAAAGCCGCACAATTGCTTCTTGCTCGTGGTGCTATTGTTGAAGCCAGAGCAAAT AACGGTATGACACCTTTACATCTTGCTGTTTGGTACTCACTACGAGCAGAAGAGTTCTTAACTGTGAAAACATTGCTTGAGTACAATGCTGATTGCAGTGCTAAGGATGAT GAGGGAATGACTCCTTTAAATCATCTATCCCAAGGCCCTGGAACTGAGAAACTTAGGGAACTATTACTTTGGCATCTTGAAGAGCAAAGGAAGCAGCGAGCCATTGAGGCATGCAGTGAAACCAAAGCTAAAATGGATGAGCTTGAGAAGCAACTATCAAATATTGTGGGTCTTAATGATCTAAAAGTACAACTACGCAAGTGGGCAAAGGGCATGCTTTTGGATGAGAAACGTAGATCTCTTGGTCTGCATGTTGGAAGGAGAAGACCACCTCATATGGCCTTTCTTGGCAACCCTGGAACAG GTAAAACTATGGTAGCACGGATTCTTGGAAAATTACTCCATACGGTGGGAATTCTACCTACTGATAAAGTGACAGAAGTACAGCGGACCGATTTAGTCGGTGAGTTTGTTGGTCACACTGGTCCAAAAACCAGGAGGAAG ATCAAGGAAGCAGAGGGGGGAATTCTTTTTGTTGATGAAGCTTATAGATTGATACCAATGCAAAAGTCCGATGATAAGGACTACGGGTTGGAAGCCTTAGAGGAGATTATGTCTGTCATGGACAGTGGAAAGATTGTCGTAATATTTGCTGGCTACAGCAAGCCAATGAAGCGAGTAATCACTTCTAACGAAGGTTTCTGTAGACGTGTGACCaagttttttcaatttaatgatTTCAACTCAGAAGAACTAGCACAAATCCTTCACATTAAGATGAATAATTTAGCAGAAGATAGTTTGCTATATGGATTTAAGTTGCATACCGATTGCAGTATAAAATCCTTAGCAGCATTGATAGAGAGGGAAACAACAGAAAAGCAGCGCCAAGAGACAAATGGAGGTTTGGTAGATACCATGTTGGTCAATGCTAGAGAAAATTTGGACCTAAGGCTAAGCTTTGACTGTATGGATACAGAAGAACTTCTTACCATCACATTGGTAGATTTAGAAGCAGGCCTTCAGTTATTAACACAGTAA
- the LOC114368871 gene encoding probable chlorophyll(ide) b reductase NYC1, chloroplastic, protein MATVVKLHVFPESLNQHKTRLLRRGFGSCPSPGVLGFGHKNYDQFSVKVCRAFRTEDGGDVKEKKFRNLKKNEEKTKRESGFWSSLKSILLRNFMVGSKSDDEYRQAVVKVEGLLSSIAIQIGRYIVTMMSTGVILSIGFQMSGGDSQMDALIWYSWLGGVIIGTMIGANMVLEEHCRAGPRNVVITGSTRGLGKALAREFLLSGDRVIVTSRSPESVQDTIKELEENLKEGIANAVGSSLTKLSQAKVIGISCDVCEPHDVQRLANFAVKELGHIDIWINNAGTNKGFRPLLQFSDEDIKQIVSTNLVGSILCTREAVRIMRNQANAGHIFNMDGAGSGGSSTPLTAVYGSTKCGLRQLQGSLLKECKRSKVGVHTASPGMVLTDLLLSGSTVQNRQMFNIICELPETVARTLVPRMRVVKGTGKAINYLTPPRILLALITAWLRQGRWFDDQGRALYAAEADRLRNWAEDRARFSFTDAMEMYTENTWLSVFSLSVVCAFIILSSTGSNLPGT, encoded by the exons ATGGCCACAGTTGTGAAGCTCCACGTTTTCCCAGAAAGTTTGAACCAACACAAAACGAGGTTGCTCAGGAGAGGCTTTGGCTCATGCCCTTCACCTGGGGTGCTTGGTTTTGGCCATAAAAATTATGATCAGTTCTCTGTGAAAGTGTGCAGGGCTTTTAGGACTGAGGATGGTGGGGATGTGAAGGAGAAAAAGTTTcgaaatttgaagaaaaatgaagagaaaaccAAAAGGGAAAGTGGGTTTTGGAGTTCCCTCAAGTCTATCTTGCTGAGGAATTTCATGGTGGGTTCAAAATCAGATGATGAGTATCGCCAAGCTGTGGTCAAGGTGGAGGGTCTCCTATCCTCG ATTGCCATTCAAATTGGAAGGTATATTGTGACTATGATGAGCACTGGGGTCATCCTTTCAATTGGATTTCAGATGTCAG gtGGAGACAGTCAGATGGATGCATTAATATGGTATAGTTGGCTAGGAGGAGTAATCATTGGGACAATGATAGGTGCTAACATGGTGTTGGAGGAACATTGTCGCGCAGGTCCACGTAATGTTGTCATAACGGGGAG TACAAGGGGATTGGGCAAAGCCTTAGCTCGCGAGTTTCTTCTTTCCGGGGATCGTGTGATTGTTACCTCTCGCAG CCCCGAGTCTGTGCAAGACACTATCAAAGAGCTTGAGGAAAATCTAAAGGAAGGCATTGCCAATGCAGTTGGCTCTTCTCTGACAAAGCTTTCTCAAGCAAAAGTGATAGGCATTTCTTGTGATGTTTGTGAGCCTCATGATGTGCAGAGACTGGCTAACTTCGCTGTCAAAGAACTTGGTCATATTGACATTTGG ATAAACAACGCCGGAACAAATAAAGGTTTTAGACCATTGCTTCAGTTTAGTGATGAAGATATTAAACAG ATTGTCTCAACAAATTTGGTTGGATCTATCCTCTGCACACGAGAAGCTGTGCGTATTATGAGAAACCAAGCCAATGCAGGTCACATATTTAATATGGATGGTGCGGGTTCTGGAGGCTCTAGCACACCTTTAACTGCCGT ATATGGTTCTACAAAGTGTGGCCTTAGGCAACTTCAAGGATCACTATTAAAGGAGTGCAAGCGATCCAAAGTAGGTGTCCATACTGCATCTCCTGGCATGGTTCTTACAGATCTGCTTTTAAG TGGCTCAACGGTCCAAAACAGGCAGATGTTTAACATCATCTGTGAGCTTCCCGAAACTGTTGCTAGAACACTAGTTCCACGGATGCGGGTTGTTAAGGGAACAGGCAAAGCTATCAATTACTTGACCCCTCCCAGAATCTTACTTGCTTTGATCACTGCTTGGTTACGGCAAGGTCGCTGGTTTGATGATCAG GGAAGAGCATTATATGCAGCTGAAGCAGACCGACTTCGTAATTGGGCCGAAGATCGAGCCCGGTTTTCTTTCACTGATGCAATGGAAATGTACACAGAGAACACCTGGTTATCAGTCTTCTCACTTTCAGTTGTCTGTGCCTTCATAATTCTTTCCAGCACAGGCAGCAATTTGCCTGGAACATGA